The DNA region TCCTGCGGCGTTCTGGCATAACCGAAGTGGCCGGTCATGCCGAAGTGGAAGACCAGCCATTTTTTCTCCACGCGCGCGAAGAGAAACTTGCCGTGGGTGCGGGTCTCTTCCATGGCGTTGCCCGTGGCGGCGCCGGCCACGGCCTGGACCGTGGTCCCATGCTTCAGGACCGCTTCATCCACATGGGTGTGGGCAATGGGTTTGTGCAGCGCCGTGGACTCCAGATAGTCTGCAAAGGCGTGTACGTCCGGCAGCTCCGGCATGGGGCGGCTCCTGGTTGCTGTGAAGAGTCTGCAGCCAGAATACCCGCGGCGGCGCGAGCTGTGGAGGGGACATCTCGGGGGATGGCGCAGCCGGAACCTACAGCCGCATTACCCGCAGCATGGACCGGGCAGGATGGCCGGAGAGGTCCTGGCTGTATCCAGAATTATAGACAGACACGACGCCGGAACGGCGCGGCTCTTGAGTTTCCTGGTAGAAATTTGCTCATGCGCGAGTAGGGCCGTGCGGCTACTTAGTCCAGTCTTTCTCGTGCCAGTTCCAGGCCGTGCGCACAATATACTCCAGGTCGGAGCGCGAGGGCTGCCAGCCGAGCTCGGCGATTGCGCGGGAGGCATTGCCGCAGAGCTGGGCCGGGTCACCGCTGCGGCGTTCGCCCTGGATAACACGGAAGTCGCGGCCCGTGACTTTGCGTGCTGTCTCAATGACTTCGCGCACGGAATGGCCCTGGCCAAATCCAAGATTGTAGACACTGCTTTCGCCGCCGTTCAGCAGCTTTTCCAGGGCCAGGATGTGGGCGTCGGCCAGGTCCAGCACGTGGATGTAGTCGCGGATGCAGGTGCCGTCCGAGGTTTCGTAGTCGTCGCCGAAGATGGTGATGGCGTCGCGCTTTCCGGCGGCCGCGGCCAGCACCAGGGGAATGAGGTGCGACTCCGGGTCGTGCCGTTCGCCGCACTCCATGTCCGGGTCGGCGCCGGCGGCGTTGAAGTAGCGCAGGGAGACGTAGCGCATGCCGTAGGCGGCGTCGAAGTCGGAGAGGATGCTCTCCACCATCAGCTTGGCGCGGCCGTACGGCGAGATTGGGGCCTGCGGGTGATCCTCCGGAATTGGGATGACGTTGGGGATGCCGTAGGTGGCGCAGGTGGAGGAGAAGATGATGCTGCGCACGCCGGCGCGGCGCATGGCCTGCAGCAGGGTCAGCGTGCCGGCCACGTTGTTCTCGTAGTATTTTTCCGGATCGGTCACGGACTCGCCCACCAGGGAGAACGCTGCGAAGTGCATGACCGCGTCGATGCGCTCGGTTTTGAACAGCAGATCGAGCTGCTCGGCAAAACGCATGTCGGCCAGCACGAACTCTCCCCAGCGGACCAGGTCGCGGTGGCCGGTGGCCAGGTTGTCCAGAACAATGGTGCGATAGCCGCGCCGGGTCAGCTCTTTGTTGATGTGGCTGCCGATGTAGCCGGCGCCGCCGACGACGAGGATGGTGGCCTGTTGGGTCATGTGGAACTCTCGCAGGAACAGGTGGAGTCGGAATGGGCGTCAGACGGCCAATGCCGGGTGGCGTGTCGGGTATAGCACGTTGCGGCGGCTGCGGGCAACGGTGCGGGCAAATGGAGATGCCGCCCGCTCAACACCGTCAGGGCTCCAGGCCGGCCTTGCTGGCGCACTCGGCGCAGAGGCCGTCCAGCCGGATATCGGAGGACATCACCACCAGGCCGCGGCCGCTGGCTAGGCGCTCCAGCACTGCCGGGGCCTCGGTGCAGTCCAGGCACTCCATCTTGCGGCAGCGGGTGCAGTAGAAGTGGCAGTGGTGCGGCTTGCCCCCGCCGGGCAGGCAGTAGCGGAAGGCGCGGTCCGGAGGAGCCGGCGAGGAGAGCCGGCGCACCAGCCCGTGCTCCACGAGCAGGTCCAGAATTCTGTACAACGAGACCTTGTTGATGGACTGCTCGCGCCGCACGAGCTCCAGGATGTCCGGGGCCGCCAGGGGGCGGTCCGCCTCGGACAGAAGTCGGACCACCTGGTGGCGCAGGGGGGTGTCCTCTATGCCAGCCTCCGCGAGCAGATCGTGCGGCGTGAGGTCGGAGATGCTCATGTGTCCTCCGTAGATTGGGCGCCAGAGGGGGAAGTGGACGGGGCGTCGGGCAGCCGCCTGCGGCCATGGATGAGCCAGCCGAGCAGGTGCTGCGCCAGGTAGGCCACCGTGGCCACGGCAATGATGGTGGCGCCGGACGTGGTGTCCCAGATGTAGGAGAGCGCCAGGCCGACAATGCAGAAGGCCAGGGAGTAGCACACGGCGCGGGCCATCATGCCGGCTAGACTGCGGGACCGTCCCTCGGCCAGGTGCGGTGGAATGGTTAGCAGGGCGATGACCAGGATGAGGCCCACCACGCGGATGATCATCACCACGCTGAGCGCCACGAGGCCGATGAGCAGGTAGTGGACGAGCATGATGCGCACGCCGGCGGTGCGGGCGAACTCGCGGTCGAAGGAGAAGGCGATGAGGTCCTTGTACCAGTGGAAGACCGCGAGCAGGATCACCACGTCCATCCCGGCCATGAGCCAGAGCTCCTGCGTGGGCACGGCCAGGATGGAGCCGAAGAGAAAGCTCATGAGGTCCACGTTGTAGCCCGGCGACAGGTCCACCAGCAGGATGCCGAGGGCCATGCCCGCGGCCCACAGCACACCTACCAGCGTGTCCGTGCGATCGCCGCGCTCAAAGGTCAGCGCGCCCATGCCCAGGGAGGCCGCCAGGGTGAAGCCCACGGTGGTGGGGATGACCGGGATGCCCAGCCAGAATGCGATGCCGACCCCGCCGTACGCGGCATGGGCCACGCCCCCGGCCAGGAAGACGATGCGGTTGACCACCACAAGCGTGCCGATGACGCCGCAGGCGATGCTGGCCAGCAGACCGGCGACCAGGGCGTACTGCATGAACTGATGAGACAGCGCCTCGGTCATGATCAGCATCCCTTTCCTGCGGCCGCGTCCGGGCAGCCCGGACCGTGCTGGCGGGGCTCCTCGCTGCCGAAGCAGCTGGCAAGGCCCTTGAGGTAATCGTCCATGGGACAGGGGTGGTGGTGCTCGCCGTAGAGCAGGGCAAGCATCTCCCTGGTGATGGTGTGGCCGGAGCCCATGATGAGCCGGCGGTTCACGGCGGCCACTGCGTCCACACGGGTCGAGGCGGCGACCAGGTCGTGGCTCACCAGCACCACGCTGATGTCGCCGGCCAGGGAAGCCAGCAGCTCGTACAGGCAGAGCTTGCCCTGGGGATCGATGTTGGCCGTGGGCTCGTCGAAGATGAGGATGTGGGGATCGGCCACCAGGGCGCGGGCCACCAGAGCGCGCTGCTTCTGCCCGCCGGAAAGTGTCGCGTAGGGGCGGTCGGCCAGGTCGGCAAGCTGCACCCGCTCCAGGGCGCGCAGGGCCTGAGCCCTGTCCTCTTTCCGTTTGGTGATGGCGGCCAGGCCGCGGCGTGAAAGCCCCATGCAGACCACATCCAGCACGTTTACGGGCAGGCCCACCGGCGCGGCGATGTGCTGCGGCACGTAGCCCATGGGCACCCTCTCGTGCAGGGGATCGCGGCCCATGATGCGCACCGTGCCGCGGGAGGGCTCCAGCAGACCGAGCATGCACTTGATCAGCGTGGTCTTGCCGCCGCCGTTGGGGCCCACCATGACCAGAAAGGAGCCTGTGCGCAGGGTCATGTTGACATCCTGCAGCACGGGCTCGCCGTTATAAGCGAACCAGAGGTTGTTGATTTCAAGAGCTGTCGTCATGGGAGTTCGTAACGGGTTTCACTTTGTTTCAGCAAGCCCGGAGCAAATGTTTATTGGGCCAGCGCCTTCTGGAACACAGTGGCGGCGCGGGTGAGGTTCGCGTCCCAGTCCTCGGCCAGGGGGTCGAGCATCTCCACACGGCCGCCGATCTCCTGCGCGATCACGTTGGCCGAGGTGGCGGAGAACTGCGGCTGGGCAAAGACCACGGCGATGTTCTCTGTCTTGGCCTTGTCGATGATGCGCGCGAGCTGCGCCGGGCCGGGCTCCTTGCCCTCCATTTCTATGGATATCTGCTCCAGATTGTAGTCCTGTGCAAAGTAGCCCCAGGAGGGGTGGAAGACGAGGAAGCGGCGCTTGTCCTGCGGGATGGGGGCCAAAATCGTACGGATGGAGGCGTCCAGGGTGTCGATCTTCTTGAGCAGTGCGTCCAGGTTGGCGCGCAAGGCTGGCTCCTTGTCCGGCAGCACGGCGATCAGGGCGTCGCAGGTGTTGCGGGCAATGGTCTTGGCCAGGGTGGGCGAGAGCCAGACGTGCGGGTCCAGACCGTGCTCGTGGTGATGGCCGTGCTCATGCGCCTCTTCGTGACCATGTTCATGGCCTTCTTCGTGTCCGGCCTCCTCATGGCCATGCTCATGATCTTCTTCGTGGCCGACCTCCTCATGTCCGCCTTCGTGGTGATGGTGGGCTTTCATGGCGCGCTTTTTAATGCCGGCGTCCGTGTGCACTATGGCCAGGTTGGGGCTGGCGTCCTGGAAGCGCGGCAGCCAGACATTCTCGAAGGGCACGCCGATGGCCAGGTAGCAGGACGCGTCGGACAGGGCGGCCATCTGCCTGGGGGAAGGCTCGTAGGTGGCCGGGCTCTGGCCGGGCAGCACCATCACCTGCGTCTCGACCATGTCGCCGGCGATCTTGTCCACAAAGTAACGCTGCGGCACGATGGAAACGAAAACCGTGGGCGTGGCCGCGGCCATGGCCGGCGTTGCGCAGAATAGTATCGTGAGTAAAAGGAGTATTTTTCGGAAAATCATGTTGCTGCCTCCTGGAATCGGATCGAGAGGTTGGGCGCGGCAGATCAGCCGCACGCGTTGGCGCAACCAGGTTGCGTCGATGTATGCAACATAGTTGCATGGAGATGTCAATACACCGTGGACAAATGTCTGGGCCAGGGTGATTCCCCGGGGTATTTGACTTTCTTTGAGGCTCTGGCATAGCCATATAAAAATTGGACGTACTTGGTCATGGAGCTGCTGGTCCTCTGGCCCATCCACATCAAGGTCAGCCGCAACAAAGGAACAAAATGAAAACGTTTGGTACCGGCATGGGAACGCAAAGCCCCGAAGAAGTTCTGCAAGAGTATCTGCGCGAGCGCGGCATGCTGATGACGCCTCAGCGGAAAACGTTGCTGCAGCTTTTCCTGGAAGAACCCAAGCACTTCTCGGCCGAGGAGTTCTACGAGCGCGTCAAGCAGGTGGACGACTCCATCGGACAGGCCACCGTCTACCGTACGCTCAAGCTGTTCACGGAGTCCGGGCTGGCCGAGACCCTGGATTTTGGCGACGGCCGCACCCGATACGAACGCCGCCTGGGCCGGGAGCACCACGATCACCTCATCTGCATCCGCTGCCGCGACTCCATCGAGATCCGCGCGCCGGAAATCGAACGGCTGCAGGAAGAGGTGGCCGGGCGTCACGGCTACGAGCTCACGGACCACGCGCTGTATCTGTACGGCATCTGCCCCAAGTGCCGCGGCAAGGAGTAGCCTGCCCGGCGTCTCGCCAGTTTTTCTGAACGTGACGCGCGCCTCTCTGGAATGTCTGGTCCAACGACCAGTGCATGCGGCCCAGGTGGCGCGAGTTCCTAGATGATTACGGGTTCCCCCCGACAGAAAAGCCGGCCCCGAGGATTGATCCCCGGCGCCGGCTTCTTTTTGTAGAGCGGCTGTTTGAGCAGCGCTTGTGTTCCCACTTGCCTACCCCTTGCGGGCCTCCTCGTGATCGATCATCTGGCGGCCCCGATCCAAGGCGGACTCCTTGGTGTCGCCGGCCATGGGCACGTGCTGCCACTCGTTGCCTTCGCTGTCCAGCAAGGTAAGGGCCCACTGGGAGCACTTCTCGTCCTTGGGCGTCAGCTTGATTGTCTGTCCCTTGTAGCTTTCGGTCACTTCTTCGGCCATGGTCGCCTCCTTGGGGTCTGAAGATGACGTGGTGCAGAGCCCCTGGTCCGGGGTGTGCGGCGGGGGTGGTTTGGGAGCATCATACACGTCCCGGCGGCATATGCACAGACCCGGCAATGCTCGGCCCTGGCCGGCGTACAAGAGCGCCGGGCGGATAACGTAATGGGTCTGCAGCCGGGAGCCGGGCAGAGAAAAAAAGTGCATTTAACATTGCCTAATTAGCGAAGATCGCTTTAGAATAGATTTGATATCCTGTTCACTGAATACTCTGCACGGAGACAACATCGAATGGACAAGAAACGGTTCAACATCTGGTACATACTCCTGGCCGTCTGGGGAGTCCTCATCATACAGTCATTTATTTCCCAGCAGTATGGCCCGCGCAATATCCCGTACAGTGAGTTCCTGGGCGCACTGAACCAGGGCCGGATCAAGGAGGTCGCGGTCCGCGAGAACGTCATGGAAGGGCTGATGCTCGCGCCGGCCGAGGGCGAGGCCGCCAATGCGACCACAGGCGCCAACGCCACCAACGCGACCACGGGCAAAGGCGAGAAACTGGAAGAGGTGCGCTTCCACACCGTGCGCGTGGGGCCGGATGTCTCCAAGCAGCTTGAGGCGCACGGCGTTGTCTTCCGCGGCGAGCTGGAGAACAAGTTTCTGGCGCAGCTCCTGTCGTGGGTGGTGCCCCTTGCGCTCTTCCTGGGGCTGTGGATCTATCTGATGAAGCGCTTCAACCCCGGCGCCGGGATGATGCAGTTCGGCAAGAACAAGGCCAAGGTCTTTGCGGAAAAGGACATCGAGACGCGGTTCAGCGACGTCGCCGGCGCAGACGAGGCCAAGTACGAGCTGCAGGAGATCATCGAATTTCTGAAAGATCCCTCCATATTTACCAATCTCGGCGGTCGCATGCCCAAGGGCGTGCTGCTGGTGGGTCCTCCCGGCACGGGTAAGACGCTGCTCGCCCGCGCCGCGGCCGGCGAGGCCGGCGTGCCGTTTTTCTCCCTCTCGGGCTCCGAGTTCGTGGAGATGTTCGTGGGCATGGGCGCGGCGCGTGTGCGCGACCTCTTTACCCAGGCCAAGGAAAAAGCGCCGTGCATCGTCTTCATCGACGAGCTGGACGCCATCGGCAAGGCCCGCGGCATGGGTGCCATGTCCGGCCATGACGAGCGCGAGCAGACCCTGAACCAGCTGCTGGTGGAGATGGACGGCTTCGACCCGCGCGTCGGCGTCATCATCATGGCCGCCACCAACCGTCCGGAGATTCTGGACCCGGCGCTGCTGCGCGCCGGCCGCTTCGACCGCCACGTGCTGGTGGACAAGCCGGACGTGCTGGGCCGCAAGCAGATTCTGGAGGTCCACGCCCGCAGGGTGCAGCTGGGGGACGACGTGGACTTGCAGAAGATCGCGCAGCAGACACCCGGCTTTTCCGGCGCGGACCTGGCCAACGTGGTAAACGAGGCCGCGCTCCTGGCCGCACGCAAGCACAAAAAGCACGTGATGCAGGAGGACTTCTCCGAGGCCGTGGACCGCATCGTGGGCGGCCTGGAGAAGAAGAACCGACTGATCAACCCCAAGGAAAAGAAGATCGTGGCCTACCACGAGACAGGCCACGCCCTGGTGGCGGCGTTTACCCCCGGTGCCGATCCGGTGGCCAAGATATCCATTATCCCGCGCGGCCTGGCCGCCCTGGGCTACACGCAGCAGCGTCCCACCGAGGACCGCTATCTGATGGCCAAGAGCGAGCTTCTGGCCAAGGTGGACGTGATGCTGGGCGGGCGCGTGGCCGAGCAGCTCATTTTCGGCGACGTGACCACCGGCGCGCACAACGACCTGCAACGCGCCTCGGACACTATCCGCGCCATGCTCACCGAGTACGGCATGGGCGAGACCCTGGGCCTGGCTTCCTTCGAGCGCAGCCGGCCCACGTACCTGGAGCTTCAGCAGGGCGGCGGCCATGAGTACAGCGAGAGCACGGCCGCGCGCATCGACGAAGAGCTCAAGTCCACTCTGGAAGAGCGCAGGAAGCACGTGGCCGCGCTGCTGGAAAAGCACCGGGACCTGCTGGAAAAGGTCGCGGAGAAGCTCCTGGAGCAGGAGGTGGTGGACGAGGAGGAGTTCCTCGCCATCATCAGGCCGAGCCTGGAAGCGGAAGGGGTGGACCCGGACAAGGCCGTACGCGCGCCGACCTCCAGCGAGGACGCCAAGGAGCGCCGTCCGGGCGAGCCTATCGGCGAGGATATGGGATAGACAGAGTACGCAGCGCCATGGCGGATCATCACCGACCGCCATGGCGCTTTTTGTATGATTCCGGCGGCCGACCCGGCTGCAGGCCTGCTTGAACTACCGGCGGCGCACCGCTGCCGTGTCCTGGCCGGGTAACCGGCCACCTTCCCTGGACCATTACAGATACGGCGAGAGTAGCCAGCAGAGTGCGTCCACCAGGCGTCTACGCAGCGGCCGATTCTCCACTTCCTCCAGGGTCACGCGGTGGGCCTCGGCGATAAGCGAGTTGGCGTACGCCTCGATTTCTTGCGTGAACCCGGCGTCGTAGACCTCCAGGTTGAGCTCGAAGTTGAGCCGCAGGCTACGCGCGTCAATGTTGGCCGATCCCACGCAGGCGTACGCCCCGTCCACCATGAACAGCTTGGTGTGGGCAAAGGGCGGCTTCTGCATGTACACTTCCACGCCGTACTCCAGAAGCTCCCACAGCATGTTGCGCATGGCCCGGTGCAGCCACCACTGGTTGTTCTTCTCCGGTATTATCACGCGCACGTCCACGCCGCGCGTATCCGCGATCTTGAGCGCCATGAGCAGGTCGCGCGGCGGCAGGAAGTAGGGCGAGACGATGGTGATCTGCCGGCGTGCGCTGTGCACTGCGGAGACGAGCACGGCGTGCAGCTTGTCCAGATCCTCGTTTGGGCCGTCGGCCAGCATGCGGCAATATGTCGCGCCCTCGCCCTGCGGTAGCTGGATGGGCGGGTCTACTTCCTTGCCGGTAACAAACCCCCAGAGCCAGAGGAATATTTCGTCCAGCTGCGAGATGACCGGCCCCTCCAGCCTGAAGAGCATGTCCTTCTGCCGGTCCGGGTGGTCTGATTCATAAAGATGCCTGGCGGATATGTTCATGCCGCCGGTGAAGCCCACCTTCTTGTCCACTATGAGGTTCTTGTGGTGGCAGCGCAGGTTTATGTTCACCGACGGCGGGATCAGGCTGGGCCTGAGGAAGCGCCGGCAGTTCACGCCGCGCTCCTTGAGCAGGGAGTAGGCGCTTTTTCCAAAGGGCTTGAATCCGCCCACGCCGTCGATGACCACGCGAACGTCGCAGCCTCGATCGTGGGCGCGGGTCAGGGCGTCGATGAAGCGCATGCCCACCTCGTCGGGATCGAAGATGTAGACGCCGAGGTGCACGGTCTTCTGGGCGTTGTCGATGGCCTCCAGCATGGCGGGGTAGGCCTGCTCGCCGTTGTGCAGGGGGGTGATTCTGTTGCCCTTGGAGAGCGGTCGGCCGGAGAGGGCGTAGGCCAGCCACGCCTGCGGTACCAGCGCTTCCGGCATGTCCATGGGGATCTGCGCTTTCTCCATGTCGCAGCTGTGCTCGTCGCGCAGGGAGCAGCCCTCGCTCAGGGAGAAGGGCATCTTCTCCAGCAGCTTCTGGCCGCGGCTCTTGACGCGGTTGATGCCGAAAAAGAAGTAGATGAGCGGGCCGAGGAACGGCGAGAGCATGATGACCGCGATCCATCCCCAGGACGAACGGGGGTCGCGCTTGTAGAGCAGGGCGTGGGCTGCTGCCCAGAGCGAGATCGCCGGGAAGAGCAGCAGGAGTATCCAGTGGTACAGGTGCATGGCGTGTCCGTGGGTGTGAAGGGGCGGTGGAGCCCAAAGCTACCCCAAAGAGTGCCGTTTTTCCACTGGTAGAAGCCGGCGGGAGCCAGGAAAGGCGGGCAGGCCGGCGAAATTGTCACGTATCTGCGAACCGACAGGGCGGCCATGCCAGGGCGTTGCGCCGGGCCAGGTCGTTCCTCACGGCTCGCGCGATACGAGGTCCTTCAGCAGGCTCAGCCCGCGCTCGAACTCGTCGCGGTCCGTCGCACCGGTGAGTGAGAGCCGCGCGCAACGCGGGGCCGGCGCTTCGCCCACGGCGAACTTCCCGGCGCCGAAGATGTTGATGCCGGCCTGCCTGGCCGCGCTCTCCAAGGCCTGGCCGGTCCAGGAGCCGGGCAGCTCCCACCAGACATAGGGGCTCGTTTCCTGCCGGGCCATGCGCTGGCCGTGCAGAATATCCCGCACCATGGCGTGGCGCTCCTGCAGACTCTGCCGCCGGCGCTCCATGATCTGCTCCGGCTTCCCGTTCATCACCCATTCCGAGACGATCTCCGCGTTCAGGGTCGGGGTCATCCAGACGCTGTTCAGGATGCCCCGGGCCATGTCGTCGCGAAGCTCCCGGCCGGCCACGGCGTAGGCCACGCGGAGCCCGCCGCCCATGATCTTGGACGTTCCGGCGATGAAGATGCTGCGTTCCGGCGCCATGGAGGACACCGGCGAGGAGCGATCGGTCGCGTACAGGGAGTAGGCGTCGTCCTCCACGATGCGCAGGCCGTGGCGCGCGGCCGTCTCGGCAATGGCGGCCCGGCGCTTTGCGCCCATGCACGCCGTGGTGGGGTTGTGCATGTGCGGCATGAGGTAGAGGCCGCGGATGCCCAGGCGACGGCAGGCCGCGTCCAAAGCCTCGGGCAGCATGCCCTGTTCGTCCATGGCCACGGAGCAGAGGCGGAAGCCGAGCATGGCGGACAGGGACTTGAGACCCGGGTAGGTCAGGGCGCAGGCGGCCACGCGGTCCCCGGGGTTGAAGAGGCTCATGAAGCAGCAGGTCAGGGCGTGCTGGGATCCGGCGCAGACGAGTACGTCCTCGGCCTTGGCGGGCATGCCGTACACTCCAGCCAGGACGGCCCCGGCCTCCCTGTGCTTCGGCAGCCCGCGCGGATCAGTGTAGCGCAGAAAGGCGTCGGGATCGCGCCGCCTGGCGAGTCTTCGCAATGCCTCGCCCAGGTCCGGGTCCTGCCGGGCAATGGGCGTGACCAGCCCCATCTCGATAAGGCCGGGGGAGTGGGGCTCGAAAGAGACCATGCTGGAGGGCGTGGCCGCATCGGCCGCGATGAAGGTGCCGCGGCCCACGGTGCCGGAGACGAGGCCGCGGCGCTCCGCCTCGGCGTATCCGCGCGTGATGGTGGTGACGTTGACGCCCAGGCCGTCAGCCAGGTCGCGATGCGTGGGCAACCGCACGCCGGGCTGCAGGGTTCCGGCGAATACGTCCCGCTCGATGGCGTCGGCAAGGGCCTGGTACATGGGGCCTTCAGTGTGGTCGATCCGTGGCAGCCATTTTGTCATGCATACAATGTTTACATTGACTGTGGCACAAAGTCAAACGTATGGGTTCAATATGAACATTTGAAGCCATACAATATGGCTGCGACCAGCGTTTTGCTGCATGAAGGAGAAAGATCATGCAAGGGATGTATCTGCCGTTTGTCTTGTTTCTGTTGGCCATGACCGGAACGCCCGGGCCCGGCAACATGACCATGCTGGCCATCGGCCAGACCACCGGATTCCGGAGCGCGTTGCCGTTTCTGGCCGGAAGCGCCATGGGCTTTGCTGCGTTGAACACACTGGTGGCGTGCGGTCTGGGCGAGGTGTTCCGCATCTGGCCGCAGGCCGCCACGCTCCTTCGGGTGCTGGGCATGACCTACATCATCTACCTGGCGGTGAAGATAATCCGCATGCAGAGCGCGCCGCCGGAGGGCGCCAAGCTGTTCAGCATGTTCGAGGGCGTGCTGATACACCCCCTGAGCCCCAAAAGCTGGGCCATGTCCGTGGCCGCGTACAGCCAGTTCATGGTAGAAACGAACCCCGGACCCGAGTCGATGGTGTTCTTCGTGCTTGCCTTCATGATCTTCCAGGTCACGTTCCACAGTCTGTGGTGCGCTCTGGGCGCAGGGATATACAAGCTGCTGCGCAACAACCATGCGCGGCTGGCAGTGAACACCTGCCTGGTCGTGCTGATGCTCGGTGCCACGTTCTATGCGTTTCTCGCATAGCGGGTGCGGCTATCAGCGATGCGGCGGTACACGGCAAAGGGAGCGGTGAGGAAAAGGTTGTTGCTGCGC from Oceanidesulfovibrio marinus includes:
- a CDS encoding Fur family transcriptional regulator, which codes for MKTFGTGMGTQSPEEVLQEYLRERGMLMTPQRKTLLQLFLEEPKHFSAEEFYERVKQVDDSIGQATVYRTLKLFTESGLAETLDFGDGRTRYERRLGREHHDHLICIRCRDSIEIRAPEIERLQEEVAGRHGYELTDHALYLYGICPKCRGKE
- a CDS encoding metal ABC transporter ATP-binding protein, coding for MTTALEINNLWFAYNGEPVLQDVNMTLRTGSFLVMVGPNGGGKTTLIKCMLGLLEPSRGTVRIMGRDPLHERVPMGYVPQHIAAPVGLPVNVLDVVCMGLSRRGLAAITKRKEDRAQALRALERVQLADLADRPYATLSGGQKQRALVARALVADPHILIFDEPTANIDPQGKLCLYELLASLAGDISVVLVSHDLVAASTRVDAVAAVNRRLIMGSGHTITREMLALLYGEHHHPCPMDDYLKGLASCFGSEEPRQHGPGCPDAAAGKGC
- the cls gene encoding cardiolipin synthase; the encoded protein is MHLYHWILLLLFPAISLWAAAHALLYKRDPRSSWGWIAVIMLSPFLGPLIYFFFGINRVKSRGQKLLEKMPFSLSEGCSLRDEHSCDMEKAQIPMDMPEALVPQAWLAYALSGRPLSKGNRITPLHNGEQAYPAMLEAIDNAQKTVHLGVYIFDPDEVGMRFIDALTRAHDRGCDVRVVIDGVGGFKPFGKSAYSLLKERGVNCRRFLRPSLIPPSVNINLRCHHKNLIVDKKVGFTGGMNISARHLYESDHPDRQKDMLFRLEGPVISQLDEIFLWLWGFVTGKEVDPPIQLPQGEGATYCRMLADGPNEDLDKLHAVLVSAVHSARRQITIVSPYFLPPRDLLMALKIADTRGVDVRVIIPEKNNQWWLHRAMRNMLWELLEYGVEVYMQKPPFAHTKLFMVDGAYACVGSANIDARSLRLNFELNLEVYDAGFTQEIEAYANSLIAEAHRVTLEEVENRPLRRRLVDALCWLLSPYL
- the ftsH gene encoding ATP-dependent zinc metalloprotease FtsH, with amino-acid sequence MDKKRFNIWYILLAVWGVLIIQSFISQQYGPRNIPYSEFLGALNQGRIKEVAVRENVMEGLMLAPAEGEAANATTGANATNATTGKGEKLEEVRFHTVRVGPDVSKQLEAHGVVFRGELENKFLAQLLSWVVPLALFLGLWIYLMKRFNPGAGMMQFGKNKAKVFAEKDIETRFSDVAGADEAKYELQEIIEFLKDPSIFTNLGGRMPKGVLLVGPPGTGKTLLARAAAGEAGVPFFSLSGSEFVEMFVGMGAARVRDLFTQAKEKAPCIVFIDELDAIGKARGMGAMSGHDEREQTLNQLLVEMDGFDPRVGVIIMAATNRPEILDPALLRAGRFDRHVLVDKPDVLGRKQILEVHARRVQLGDDVDLQKIAQQTPGFSGADLANVVNEAALLAARKHKKHVMQEDFSEAVDRIVGGLEKKNRLINPKEKKIVAYHETGHALVAAFTPGADPVAKISIIPRGLAALGYTQQRPTEDRYLMAKSELLAKVDVMLGGRVAEQLIFGDVTTGAHNDLQRASDTIRAMLTEYGMGETLGLASFERSRPTYLELQQGGGHEYSESTAARIDEELKSTLEERRKHVAALLEKHRDLLEKVAEKLLEQEVVDEEEFLAIIRPSLEAEGVDPDKAVRAPTSSEDAKERRPGEPIGEDMG
- a CDS encoding metal ABC transporter permease, which translates into the protein MTEALSHQFMQYALVAGLLASIACGVIGTLVVVNRIVFLAGGVAHAAYGGVGIAFWLGIPVIPTTVGFTLAASLGMGALTFERGDRTDTLVGVLWAAGMALGILLVDLSPGYNVDLMSFLFGSILAVPTQELWLMAGMDVVILLAVFHWYKDLIAFSFDREFARTAGVRIMLVHYLLIGLVALSVVMIIRVVGLILVIALLTIPPHLAEGRSRSLAGMMARAVCYSLAFCIVGLALSYIWDTTSGATIIAVATVAYLAQHLLGWLIHGRRRLPDAPSTSPSGAQSTEDT
- a CDS encoding metal ABC transporter solute-binding protein, Zn/Mn family; this encodes MIFRKILLLLTILFCATPAMAAATPTVFVSIVPQRYFVDKIAGDMVETQVMVLPGQSPATYEPSPRQMAALSDASCYLAIGVPFENVWLPRFQDASPNLAIVHTDAGIKKRAMKAHHHHEGGHEEVGHEEDHEHGHEEAGHEEGHEHGHEEAHEHGHHHEHGLDPHVWLSPTLAKTIARNTCDALIAVLPDKEPALRANLDALLKKIDTLDASIRTILAPIPQDKRRFLVFHPSWGYFAQDYNLEQISIEMEGKEPGPAQLARIIDKAKTENIAVVFAQPQFSATSANVIAQEIGGRVEMLDPLAEDWDANLTRAATVFQKALAQ
- a CDS encoding Fur family transcriptional regulator; this translates as MSISDLTPHDLLAEAGIEDTPLRHQVVRLLSEADRPLAAPDILELVRREQSINKVSLYRILDLLVEHGLVRRLSSPAPPDRAFRYCLPGGGKPHHCHFYCTRCRKMECLDCTEAPAVLERLASGRGLVVMSSDIRLDGLCAECASKAGLEP
- the galE gene encoding UDP-glucose 4-epimerase GalE; its protein translation is MTQQATILVVGGAGYIGSHINKELTRRGYRTIVLDNLATGHRDLVRWGEFVLADMRFAEQLDLLFKTERIDAVMHFAAFSLVGESVTDPEKYYENNVAGTLTLLQAMRRAGVRSIIFSSTCATYGIPNVIPIPEDHPQAPISPYGRAKLMVESILSDFDAAYGMRYVSLRYFNAAGADPDMECGERHDPESHLIPLVLAAAAGKRDAITIFGDDYETSDGTCIRDYIHVLDLADAHILALEKLLNGGESSVYNLGFGQGHSVREVIETARKVTGRDFRVIQGERRSGDPAQLCGNASRAIAELGWQPSRSDLEYIVRTAWNWHEKDWTK
- a CDS encoding PLP-dependent aminotransferase family protein, with translation MTKWLPRIDHTEGPMYQALADAIERDVFAGTLQPGVRLPTHRDLADGLGVNVTTITRGYAEAERRGLVSGTVGRGTFIAADAATPSSMVSFEPHSPGLIEMGLVTPIARQDPDLGEALRRLARRRDPDAFLRYTDPRGLPKHREAGAVLAGVYGMPAKAEDVLVCAGSQHALTCCFMSLFNPGDRVAACALTYPGLKSLSAMLGFRLCSVAMDEQGMLPEALDAACRRLGIRGLYLMPHMHNPTTACMGAKRRAAIAETAARHGLRIVEDDAYSLYATDRSSPVSSMAPERSIFIAGTSKIMGGGLRVAYAVAGRELRDDMARGILNSVWMTPTLNAEIVSEWVMNGKPEQIMERRRQSLQERHAMVRDILHGQRMARQETSPYVWWELPGSWTGQALESAARQAGINIFGAGKFAVGEAPAPRCARLSLTGATDRDEFERGLSLLKDLVSREP